One genomic region from Nitrospira sp. CR1.1 encodes:
- a CDS encoding GAF domain-containing protein produces the protein MTLHPNSRHTPVLSGSMEIIRLVGDFAETLGAARDLSRLGNPIVRTLSQHTRLQEAAVWIRESEDGQYRLLASHGHSDFSSLPPALTSDHPLVTGLSGKPYMFHDDHKPSSPVGLAMTAVRATLCLALRNKGRLLGLCTLGPVNTDTRLDEDAMVLGETIARIAGNSLDHLLTQNDLRRSSTLMRRTDRLRSLEIMAGGFAHEIRNPLTSIKTFVQLAPQRQQDPVFINEFSKLALEDIHRIERLLHEILDYASYMTPHPTEVDLNELVASCIGFVSSSAAHRGIQLQTHLAPQLPPLSLDRQQIKQVLLNLLLNALDAMPNGHGIIQIHTHLLSQAGNPPWVQLQVKDEGCGIPPDHLEHIFDPFFSTKHSNSASDGAGLGLTTAHQIVREHGGAITVESRVGAGSTFSVNLPVQDTCPTVSAARE, from the coding sequence ATGACGCTCCACCCCAACAGCCGGCACACGCCCGTTCTTTCAGGGTCCATGGAAATCATTCGACTGGTCGGTGACTTTGCTGAAACCCTGGGAGCCGCGCGGGACCTCTCACGTCTCGGGAACCCGATTGTGAGGACACTCTCGCAACATACTCGCCTGCAAGAAGCGGCAGTATGGATACGAGAGTCCGAAGACGGCCAGTATCGTCTCCTCGCATCCCATGGACACAGCGATTTCTCATCACTACCGCCGGCGTTGACCAGCGATCACCCCCTCGTCACAGGTCTTTCAGGGAAGCCATATATGTTTCATGACGACCACAAACCGTCTTCTCCGGTTGGCCTGGCCATGACGGCGGTCCGTGCAACCCTCTGTCTCGCGTTACGGAACAAGGGACGGCTCCTCGGGCTGTGCACCCTGGGGCCAGTCAACACGGATACGCGCCTCGATGAAGACGCCATGGTCCTCGGCGAAACGATCGCGCGTATCGCAGGCAACAGCCTCGATCACCTCCTGACACAAAACGACCTCCGTCGCTCCTCCACCTTGATGAGACGGACAGACCGACTACGTTCTTTGGAAATCATGGCCGGCGGGTTTGCTCATGAAATCCGCAATCCGCTCACCTCCATCAAGACTTTTGTCCAACTGGCCCCCCAGCGGCAGCAGGATCCGGTCTTCATCAACGAGTTCAGCAAACTGGCCCTAGAAGACATTCACCGCATCGAACGCCTGCTCCATGAGATTCTCGACTATGCCAGCTACATGACCCCTCACCCCACTGAAGTCGACCTGAACGAACTCGTCGCCTCCTGCATCGGCTTCGTCTCGTCGAGCGCGGCGCACCGTGGCATTCAATTACAGACTCACCTGGCGCCTCAGCTCCCTCCACTCTCGCTTGATCGACAACAAATCAAGCAAGTCCTGTTGAATCTGCTGCTGAATGCCCTGGATGCGATGCCGAACGGCCACGGGATCATTCAAATCCATACGCATCTTCTGTCGCAAGCCGGCAACCCACCGTGGGTGCAATTGCAGGTCAAGGACGAAGGATGCGGTATCCCGCCCGATCACCTGGAACATATTTTTGATCCTTTTTTCAGCACGAAACATTCCAATAGCGCCAGTGACGGAGCCGGACTCGGGCTGACTACCGCACATCAGATTGTCCGGGAACATGGCGGCGCCATCACGGTTGAAAGCCGCGTGGGAGCGGGCTCCACATTCTCCGTGAATCTTCCGGTTCAGGATACATGCCCCACAGTGTCAGCAGCACGGGAGTAA
- a CDS encoding response regulator, producing MKKRVLLVDDEPRVRASLRTVLEPTYEILEAADAAEGLRRFKHDAPDLVLLDVILPGTDGLSALQTMRTENRAVPVIMLTGTKAVKTAVDAMKLGAADYLSKPFDVDELQIVIERTLGKQELEQEVRQLRAQVVQRYAFHNLIGKSPSMQEIYAKIEQVADSRTTVLVTGESGTGKELVAKAIHYNSARRERPFIALNCAALPETLIESELFGHEKGSFTDATARRVGQFELAHTGTLFLDEIGDLSPATQAKLLRVLQEREFTRVGGVQSIKVDVRIVAATNKNLDEMVRKNLFREDLYYRINVIALYLPPLRERGEDIALLAKHFLSKRIEEEKRPSQEFTKDALELISHYPWPGNVREMENIIEQAFIWSKGSPVITPEHLPNILRTDTRSSSLRDDTLAGRLSLEKAVMEFEREIILDALKRTTYVQTHAAAMLGISRRMLKYRMDTLGISRPDTGGQAETQMPQE from the coding sequence ATGAAAAAACGAGTACTACTTGTCGATGATGAGCCGCGTGTCCGGGCCTCGCTGAGAACGGTGCTGGAACCAACGTACGAGATCCTCGAAGCGGCGGATGCGGCCGAGGGCCTCAGACGTTTCAAACACGATGCCCCCGATCTGGTTCTCCTGGATGTCATCCTCCCGGGAACGGACGGGCTATCCGCCCTCCAGACGATGCGAACCGAGAATCGAGCCGTCCCGGTGATTATGTTGACAGGGACCAAAGCCGTTAAAACAGCCGTCGATGCGATGAAGCTCGGGGCCGCCGACTATCTGTCCAAACCGTTCGACGTCGACGAACTTCAAATTGTCATCGAACGAACGCTGGGCAAGCAGGAGTTGGAGCAGGAAGTCCGTCAATTGCGCGCCCAGGTTGTGCAACGGTATGCCTTCCATAACCTCATCGGCAAAAGCCCCTCCATGCAGGAAATTTACGCCAAAATCGAACAGGTGGCCGATAGTCGCACCACCGTGCTGGTCACCGGCGAGAGCGGAACCGGAAAAGAACTGGTCGCCAAAGCGATTCACTACAACAGCGCCAGGCGGGAACGCCCATTCATCGCACTCAATTGCGCAGCCTTGCCTGAAACGCTCATCGAAAGCGAGTTGTTCGGCCATGAGAAAGGGTCGTTCACCGATGCCACGGCACGACGAGTGGGCCAGTTCGAATTGGCGCACACGGGCACGCTGTTTCTGGACGAAATCGGCGACCTTAGTCCGGCCACGCAGGCGAAGCTCTTGCGGGTGTTGCAGGAACGGGAATTTACGAGGGTCGGCGGAGTGCAATCCATCAAGGTCGATGTCCGGATCGTCGCTGCGACCAACAAAAACCTCGATGAGATGGTCAGAAAAAATCTGTTCCGCGAGGACCTGTATTACCGTATCAACGTCATTGCGCTCTACCTCCCGCCGTTGCGCGAACGAGGGGAAGACATTGCGCTTCTGGCCAAGCACTTTCTCTCAAAACGCATCGAAGAAGAAAAACGTCCGTCCCAGGAATTCACCAAAGACGCGCTCGAATTGATTTCACATTATCCGTGGCCTGGGAACGTGCGCGAGATGGAAAACATCATCGAACAGGCATTCATCTGGTCGAAAGGCTCCCCGGTCATCACACCCGAGCATTTGCCGAACATCTTGCGAACGGATACCCGCTCGTCGTCGCTCCGGGATGACACACTCGCGGGGCGATTATCGCTGGAAAAGGCCGTCATGGAGTTCGAACGCGAAATCATTCTGGATGCGCTCAAGCGAACGACATACGTACAAACTCATGCGGCCGCCATGCTGGGCATCAGCCGTCGCATGCTGAAGTATCGCATGGACACATTGGGAATCAGCAGGCCGGACACCGGAGGACAGGCCGAGACTCAAATGCCTCAGGAATGA
- a CDS encoding response regulator, translating to MHPGALWMGTQASAEQISVKPSVLVVDDETGPRDALKVILRPFFTIHSADTAKSALRVLKDQHIDLITLDQKLPDRQGIDLLQDIKQDYADIEVIIITGYGSLKSAMEGIRHGAAGYLLKPFNVTELITLINQTLEKKQRLDYLRSFLKTSTALWGNEQEAAQAWKDLQSNYFAIGNASTEAQRSAADVTALIPLLSDLLEAKDRQLLNHCSRVSFYASLLANQLTLPLPDQKALALGAFLHDIGKISLANYKYSADDDESLKASTHARDCFEAGARMLLPLGFQAEVGQIVVYHQERFDGVGNPHGLEGEGIPLLARIVAIAQAFDNLTVDMPGHQPTSIDEAIRQILLQADTHFDPRLTELFAQVVRECKSSLPALAIAKTSPTN from the coding sequence ATGCACCCGGGAGCGCTCTGGATGGGAACTCAGGCATCAGCTGAACAGATCAGCGTAAAACCGTCGGTCCTCGTCGTCGATGATGAAACAGGCCCGCGAGACGCGCTGAAAGTTATTCTTCGCCCCTTCTTCACCATCCACTCCGCTGACACCGCCAAATCCGCCCTCCGGGTTCTGAAGGACCAGCACATCGACCTCATCACGCTGGATCAGAAATTACCCGACCGCCAGGGTATCGACCTGCTGCAGGACATCAAGCAGGATTACGCAGACATCGAAGTCATCATCATTACGGGATACGGCAGCCTGAAGTCTGCCATGGAAGGCATCCGGCACGGGGCGGCCGGCTATCTGCTCAAGCCCTTCAACGTCACCGAACTCATCACGCTGATCAACCAGACCTTGGAGAAAAAGCAGCGGCTCGACTATTTGCGATCGTTTTTAAAAACTTCGACCGCCTTGTGGGGCAACGAACAGGAAGCAGCGCAAGCGTGGAAGGATCTGCAATCGAACTATTTCGCGATCGGCAATGCCTCAACTGAAGCACAGAGAAGTGCGGCGGACGTCACGGCGCTCATTCCATTATTATCCGATTTGCTCGAAGCCAAGGACCGGCAACTCCTCAACCATTGCAGCCGAGTCAGTTTCTATGCGTCGCTTCTGGCCAACCAGCTGACACTCCCGCTGCCGGACCAGAAGGCCTTGGCGCTGGGAGCCTTTCTCCATGATATCGGCAAGATCAGCCTCGCCAATTACAAGTATTCGGCGGATGACGATGAAAGCCTGAAAGCCAGCACTCATGCGAGAGACTGTTTCGAAGCGGGAGCCCGGATGCTGTTACCGCTCGGGTTTCAAGCGGAGGTCGGGCAAATCGTGGTCTATCATCAGGAACGCTTCGACGGTGTGGGCAATCCACACGGCCTCGAAGGCGAAGGCATCCCGCTTCTGGCACGTATCGTCGCCATCGCCCAGGCATTCGACAACCTGACGGTAGACATGCCTGGACACCAGCCGACATCCATCGATGAGGCGATTCGACAGATCCTTCTGCAAGCCGATACCCACTTCGACCCCAGACTGACAGAGCTCTTTGCCCAAGTGGTGCGGGAGTGCAAGTCTTCTCTGCCGGCCCTGGCGATCGCCAAAACCTCGCCCACAAACTGA
- the recN gene encoding DNA repair protein RecN, translated as MLTELRISNFGVIEQLAVTFGAGFMVFTGETGAGKSLLIDAVTLLVGGRASADHVRAQAEEAELEAAFLLTPNHPLLELLHNKGFARAGETDILIRRVISRTGRNRTYLNGSLCPVHLLEELGGALVDVHGQHEQQSLLSPSAQMDALDAFGKLHVLRQEYQRAYRQWQDRVAELETLTAHIAQRREREDLLRFQFQEIADAGIEAGEDARLEQERPRLMHSQQLGELSDQLHEMLYAGDQGVLSLLAGARKLASKMESIDATTLEWARTVDEAVVPLRDLAEQVRRYRDRVEANPGRLLEIEQRLDRLHRLIKKYGGSLDAVLTLQDSLRAQLSQLDDAETRLQQLTRAVEQGRSSLLDIAGRLSRKRLEAAKKFMAQVMKELSALRMERTRFAVEVSRLSGDAPFGQTGQDTVEFMFSANPGEPLRPLARVASGGELSRVMLALKTILAESDRVPVLIFDEVDAGVGGAVAEVMGARLRDLSRHHQVLCVTHLPQVGSQAHAHYLVEKQVRHNRTVTQVRQLSLDEQEQEVARMLAGVTVTKNARAAAAEMIASAKDRR; from the coding sequence ATGCTGACCGAGCTGCGCATCTCGAATTTTGGTGTCATCGAGCAGCTAGCCGTTACCTTTGGCGCCGGTTTCATGGTGTTTACCGGTGAAACCGGCGCCGGAAAATCCCTCCTCATCGATGCCGTCACTCTCCTCGTCGGAGGACGCGCGTCTGCCGATCACGTTCGTGCCCAGGCCGAAGAAGCCGAGCTTGAAGCGGCATTTTTGCTAACGCCGAATCATCCTCTCCTTGAGTTGTTGCACAACAAAGGATTTGCGCGCGCCGGCGAGACGGACATTCTCATTCGACGAGTCATCTCACGTACGGGCCGCAACAGGACGTATCTGAACGGCAGTCTCTGCCCTGTCCATCTTTTGGAGGAACTGGGCGGCGCATTGGTCGACGTGCACGGACAACACGAACAGCAGTCGCTGTTGTCGCCGTCAGCTCAGATGGACGCGTTGGACGCATTCGGAAAACTTCACGTGCTTCGGCAGGAATATCAGCGTGCCTATCGGCAGTGGCAGGACCGGGTGGCCGAACTAGAGACGCTGACCGCACACATCGCGCAGCGGCGGGAGCGGGAGGATCTCCTGCGGTTTCAATTCCAGGAGATTGCAGATGCGGGGATCGAGGCGGGTGAAGATGCGCGGCTCGAGCAGGAGCGTCCGCGGTTGATGCACAGCCAGCAACTCGGAGAATTGTCGGACCAACTCCATGAGATGCTCTATGCCGGCGACCAAGGAGTCTTGAGTCTACTGGCTGGTGCGCGGAAGCTCGCATCAAAAATGGAGTCGATCGACGCCACGACGCTCGAATGGGCCAGGACTGTGGATGAAGCGGTCGTCCCTTTGAGGGACCTGGCTGAACAAGTTCGCCGCTACCGTGATCGCGTGGAGGCCAATCCTGGCCGGTTGTTGGAGATCGAACAGCGGCTGGACCGGTTGCATCGCCTCATCAAGAAGTATGGCGGTTCGCTCGATGCCGTGCTGACCTTGCAGGATTCCCTGCGCGCTCAACTCTCTCAATTGGACGATGCGGAAACTCGCCTGCAGCAGCTGACGCGCGCGGTCGAGCAGGGACGATCCAGCCTGCTCGACATTGCCGGGCGTCTGTCTCGCAAGCGGCTTGAGGCCGCCAAGAAATTCATGGCTCAGGTGATGAAGGAATTGTCGGCGCTCCGGATGGAGCGGACGCGCTTTGCGGTGGAGGTCTCGCGCCTGTCTGGTGATGCGCCCTTTGGTCAGACGGGGCAGGATACGGTCGAGTTTATGTTTTCAGCAAATCCCGGAGAGCCGCTCAGGCCGCTGGCTCGGGTGGCCTCGGGGGGAGAACTTTCGCGGGTCATGCTGGCGTTGAAAACCATTTTGGCTGAGAGCGATCGAGTGCCTGTCCTGATTTTTGATGAAGTGGATGCCGGTGTCGGGGGAGCGGTTGCCGAGGTGATGGGCGCGCGGCTCAGGGATCTCAGCCGGCACCATCAGGTGTTGTGCGTCACGCATCTTCCGCAGGTGGGGTCTCAGGCGCATGCGCATTATCTGGTGGAAAAGCAGGTTCGGCACAATCGAACAGTCACGCAGGTTCGCCAGCTGAGCCTGGACGAACAGGAACAAGAAGTTGCGCGGATGTTGGCCGGAGTCACGGTGACCAAGAATGCGCGCGCGGCGGCGGCTGAAATGATTGCGAGCGCGAAGGATCGGCGGTAA
- the trxA gene encoding thioredoxin, translating into MGGDALKATDATWDEDVMKASELVMVDFWAVWCGPCQMVAPIVDELATEYAGKVKVRKLNTDENPEIAGRYQVMSIPTILFFKNGQAVERLVGARPKRQFKEIIDTLLAQHSGAA; encoded by the coding sequence GTGGGAGGCGATGCGTTGAAAGCGACTGATGCAACGTGGGATGAGGATGTCATGAAGGCGTCCGAACTGGTCATGGTGGATTTTTGGGCGGTGTGGTGCGGCCCCTGTCAGATGGTCGCTCCGATCGTTGATGAACTTGCAACGGAATATGCGGGCAAAGTGAAGGTTCGTAAACTCAATACTGATGAAAACCCGGAAATCGCCGGTCGTTATCAAGTGATGAGCATTCCAACCATTCTGTTTTTCAAGAATGGTCAGGCCGTAGAACGGCTGGTCGGCGCGCGTCCCAAGCGCCAGTTTAAAGAGATCATCGATACGCTCCTTGCTCAACATTCCGGCGCTGCCTAG